In Streptomyces puniciscabiei, the genomic stretch CAGGATTCGAACCTGCGTGGGCCCCGAAGGGCCCGACCGTGAGCCGTGCTCGCTGGTCCCCGATCAACCACTCCGGGCACCTCTCCCTGTTCCCGGCTCTCGGTCTCCCCTGCCGGTCACAGGAACCATGGTGGCAGGAGCCGCTGACCGGACGCTGAGACGCCGCTGACAGCATCCGCGCGGTCGGACGGCGTCTCCCGCATGCGACGCCGGCACCCGGCTCCGTCCGCCTGAGACCCGCAGGCCACGGCCCTGCACGAGGCCGCGGCCTCGGCACCGCGGAGCGGCCTGTCCGTCACCACGCCCGCGCCGGATGCCCCTCGCCCTGCTGTGCGGCACGCCGCTGGGGCCGCGGTTCACGCTGTCCGCCGAGGCCGAGCACAGGAGCTGCGCCGCCCGACTCCAGCCTGGGCCCGGCCGCCGGGGGCGTGGTCGGGCCGTCGCCGGTCGCGGGTGGCCGGACGGACGGTGCCGGGCGTGCTGTTCGCGGCCGCGGGGCTGGGCGCGCGCACGGTGGCGGTGCGCGCCGTCCGGGTCACAGAGCCGGGTGGTCGTCGTGCAGCACCCGCTGGTACATCCGGTGGTCCCGCCACTGTCCGTCGATGTGCAGATAGCGCGGGGCCATGCCGATCGCCTCGAACCCGCACTTCTCCAGCACGCGTTGGGAGCCGGTGTTCTCCGGAAGGGTGGTCGCCTCGATCCGGTGCAGCCCGACCCTGTCCCGGGCGATCCGGCAGACCCGCTCCACGGCGGCGGTCGCGAGCCCCCGGCCCTGCTGATCCTCGGTGACCCAGTAACCCAGATAGGAACTGCAGAACGCGCCCATGACGATTCCGGACAGCGTGATGGCCCCCACGACCCGCCCGTCGGCTTCGAGGAGCCACGGCACGAGCCGGCCGTCCGCGCGGTGCCGTTCCTGTTCTTCCAGGCGCTGTGCCTGACCGGCCACGGTGAAGAAGGATTCCGGGCGGCGCGGTTGCCAGGGTTCGAGGTGTTTCCGGTTCTCGGCATAGGCGGTGCAGAGCGCCGGGGCGTCCGCCGGTCCGGCGAGCCGCAGTATCACTCCGCCCGCGATTTCCTCGCTTCCGATGTCCATGCGCGCACCCTAGTGTCCCGAGTCGCAAGGTAGCGTTCACCCTCAAATCATTGCAACGAATATGAGTGGGGACGTTGCATTATGCTCATCACCATTGCAACGATTTCCCCAACTCTACCTGCAGATATGGCATCTTCACGCAATAAGCATGTTGCCCATCCAGTGAAAGCAACGTAGCGTTTCCATCACTGGAAACAACGAGTCGAAGGAGCGCACCATGCAGAAGAACCAGGGCACCATCCAGAAGTTCGACACCCCCGCCCCCATCGCCGCCGTCCTGGACATCCCCATCGGGCACATCCGGCTCGTCGCCGCCGACCGCGCCGACACCACCGTCGAGGTCCTGCCCGCCCACCCCTCCAGGAGTCGCGACGTCAAGGCCGCGGAGCTGGTCACGGTCGCCTACGACAACGGCGTCCTGCGGGTCGAGAGCCCGGCGGAGCGCAAGCAGATGCTCGGCCACCCCGGAACCCTCGAGGTCACCGTCGAGCTGCCGGCCGGCTCCCGGGTCGAGGCCAAGGCCGCCGTCGCCGAGGTCCGCGGCGTCGGACGCCTCGGCGACGTCACCTTCGAAGGCGCCCAGTGCACGGTCGAGTTCGACGAGACCGCGAGCGCCCGCCTCACCCTCGCCACCGGCGACATCACCGTCGGCCGCCTGAACGGCCCCGCCGAGATCACCACCGACAAGGGCGACCTCACCATCACCGAGGCCCATCACGGCACCGTCACCCTGACCACCCAGCACGGCGACATCACGGTCGGCGCCGCCCAGGGAGTCTCCGCCACCCTCGACGCCGGCACCTCCTACGGCCGGATCAAGAACTCCCTCAAGAACAGCGACGGCGCCGCGGCCGGCCTCGACATCCACGCCACCACCGCCTACGGCAACATCACCGCCGCCGGCCTCTGAAAGGGAGCCCCGCTGTCACCAAGGGGCCGTCGACCTCCACACCGGGGTGCGCCCGCCTGCCAACGGGCTTCCCCGGAAACGGATTCCGGCCGGCCCTGAGGGTGGCTCACCCGCTCGGATGCGCTCGGCGAGCAACCGGTTGCGAGGCTGTGCATGGTGAGTGCATGAACACTACACCTCGCTCCAAGAAGACCGTTTCCTGGATTCCACGAGCATTCGCGGTGAGCGCCGCCGTGGGCATCGCCTGTGCGGCGGGGACGGCCACTGCCACGTCCGCGGTGGCCGCGACGCCCGCCACGCACGCCGTCACAAAGGCCACGGCCGCCTACGGCCACGGCGGCGGCGGCGGTGAGGGCGACGAGAACCGGTGCGGCAACGGTCTCCTGAACCTCCTCAACTTCTGCAACTGACGGACGGCCGACGGAGGTTCCTGCCCGTCAACCACATAACCGCACATGGAACACGTCCACCCACCCCAGGGCGGTCAGGAGCAGGGACAGGATCCCGCCGCCTGACCGCCCTGCCGACCGCGGCCCGAGGTCTGCGCCCACTGCTCCGGCCGGGCCCGGGGACCCGGGGAAGATCCGCCACGTCCTCAGCCGCGCGGCGCCGCGCTCGACCGGTGCGCGTGCCGCGGACAGCGCGCGGTCGGCGGATCGCCGACTCCGACCAGCTCGCCGGTTTTCTTGTCGGCCCCGATCCGTGGACCGTGCCACCAACAAGTCCTGTTTCATCAGCTTTTTCAGGTGCGCCGAGGTCAAAAGCCAAGCTGGTTCGACCACTTGGAGGTCCCCCATTCGCTGGGCAGGCGCCCCTGGAGCAGCGGATTGACATACCAGGGAGCTGGTTTTACGGTCTGGTCGGCGATCTCCCCAGGCCCGTCCTTCGGTTCGGGGAGCGCCGGAACCGCCCGTAAGGGCCGGGTGGCGGAGGTGGCCGGTGGCACAGCAGGAACGAGCGATCAGGACGAGACAGGCCATCCTGGTCGCGGCTGCGCAGGTGTTCGCCGAGGTCGGATATCAGGCGGCCACCATCGTCGAGATCCTGCGCCGGGCCGACGTCACCAAAGGAGCCCTGTACTTCCACTTCCCCTCCAAGGAGGAGCTGGCCCAGGCGGTGCTGGCCAACCAGCTCACCGGCATGCCGCAGACCCCGCCGCGCGAACTGAAGCTCCAGCAGTGCCTGGACGAGGCATTCCTCCTCGCCCACCTGCTCCAGGAGGGCGATTCGCTGGTGCAGGGCAGCATCCGGCTCACCGTCGAGCAGGGAAGCCCGCGGGACGGACTGGACCGGCGGGTGCCGATGGCGGGATGGGTCGAGCACAACACCGCCATGCTCGCGCAGGCGAAACAGAACGGCGAACTGCTGCCCCAGGCGGATGTGGAGGCGGTCGCGCGGATGTTCGTGGGCGCGTTCACCGGGGTGCAGGTGCTGTCCAAGGTCATGACCGGCCACGCCGATCTGATGGACCGGGTGGCGGACCTGCAGCGGCATCTGATGGCGAGCATCGCGGTCCCGGCGGTGCTCGTGCGGCTTGACATGGCCCCGGACCGGGGGGAACGCGTCCACAAGGAGATCATGCGACTGCGCCGGGCAGCGGAGCCGGTCGAAGCGGTCGGCTGACCGGTGAGGGCGCCGGGGCCCGGAGCGCAGCCGTGAACACCACCGCCTGCCCGCGGCACCGTACACGTGGCGGCGAAGCGGCAGCAGCCCGGCGGCGACCTGACGTCATCACCGGTGATCGCCGGTGGCCGGCACACGACGGCCACCCTCATCACCAACGCGCCGGCGCTGCCGTGCGGGAGCGGAACGCCGGTGGGCCGCCGGCGCACTCGGCTGTCCGAGAGCCTGCGCCTGCCGGAGCCGCGTGACGTGTCGGCCGTACCTGTCCGGCCGGCGCACCCGTCCGGACACCCCTGCGCGCGTCCGCCGCCTACAGCGAAAGCCTGAATCCCCGCTGCCGCGGCTGCGACAGGCCCGCCGCCCCCTCGGACCGCTCCGTCTTGCGTCCTTTGGCGCGCGGCGCCAGCGTGCGCGGATCGACGGCCTCCGCCGGTGCCCCGATGGCGTACAGACCGTCAGGGGCGGTGTCCCGGTCGTGCGGCAGCAGCCAGAAGACCCGCCGCCGGAACGTGCCCGAGGACCGGGACGGCTTGGCCTCCGGCCCCAGGATCGCGTAGCCGATCATGCGCCCGTCACGATGGTAGGCGGGCCTGCCGCGACGGGTCGGCAGCCGGTCCAGGCTCTGACGGACGTAATCCAGCCCGCTGATGTCCTCGAGCCAGACGAAGTCGACCTCGTGGACGATCTCGTCCTCGGCGATGAGGGCGCTCATACTGTCTCCTCGTCGGCAAGCAGTCCGATGCCTGGGTAGTACTTCCGCTGGTTGGACAGGAACATTTCCTTGGGCGACGCCAGTCCCACCAGCTCGCGGACCCTTGCCGCGAAGGCCCGGGACGACAGGGCCGGGACCCCTTCATCCTGACACCACGCCTTGTAGACGGCGTACAGCCGTGCCTGCTCCGTGCGCAGCGCCGGGGCCAGTTGGCAGGACTCCCCGAGGAAGCGCCCGGTGTGGTCCTCGGTTTCCGCGTAGGCCGTGGTGGCGATGCGTACGCGCTCCGGTCCCACGAGGTCCTTCTGTCCGCCCAGATAGCGACGGGCGCCCAGGACAAGCCAGTTGAGGATCCCCGGCCCCTCCTCCGTCACGAGGACGTCCGCCAGGTTGTCGACCTTCCGGTGGTCCGGCACGACCCGCTCGAACGGGATCAGCCGCATCCGCCGCCAGAACGCGAAGCCGCCCGTCCCCACCTCGGGCCGGTGGTTGCCCAGCAGCCACAGCTTGTGGGTCGGCTGGAAGCTGAAGAAGTCCTGCCGCATCCGCCTGGCCTTGATGCGGTCGCCGCCGGTCAGCAGCTTCACCCGGGCCTCGTCGAACCGGTCCCCCGGCTTGACCTCGCTGCACACGATGACCCGGCGCCCGTGCAGCTCGGCCAGGTCGGTGGGGTGGCCCTCGTAGGGGCGGGCCATGAGGAACCCGGGCGGCGCCGCGTCCGCGTAGTCGCCGACGAGCTTCATCACCACGTCCAGCAGCACCGACTTGCCGTTCTTGCCGGAGCCGAACAGGAAGGGCATCACCTGGGCGCCGACGTCGCCGGTGATGGAGTAGCCGAGGAGCAGCTGCAGGAAGCCGATCATCTCCGCGCCCTCGGTCCCCTCACCGAAGGTGTCGGTGAGGAACCGGTCCCAGCGCGGCGTCGCCATCGGTTCGGGGGTCGCGGTGGTGGAGCGGGAGTGGAAGTCCTTGTTCGGGTCCGGCACGCGCTGGAGCCCGGTCCGCAGGTCGACGATGCCGCCGGGCGTGCACAGGGCGTACGGATCGGCGTCCAGCAGCGCCGCGTTGAGCACCATGCCGGGTGCGGACCTGGCCTGGGTGAGCATCGCGTTCATCCCGCTGGTGCTCAGCGCCCGTCTGCGGTGCTGCTGCAGCGCGGTCGTGCTGTGCACGCCCCGCGGGTCGGTGGTGGCGAGGGACTCCGCCAGGTCGCCGGCGGCCCACAGCACGGTGTCGTCCTCGTCGATCTGCCAGCGGGTGCTGTCCCACCGGAACCAGCCGAGCCCCGGCACGTGCCGGTAGTCGTTGGCGTAGAGGCTGACGAACAGCTTGGCGTTGCCGCGGTCGCTGAGGGTGTCGGGCAGCAGCCCGTCGGCGGTGGCCTCGCCGGCCGTGGCCTGGCCGACGGGCCGGGGGCCGCCCTGCACCTCCGTACGGGCCCGGGGACCGGGCTCGCCGTTCGTACGGGCCTGAGCAACGGTCTGCCCGTTCATACGGGC encodes the following:
- a CDS encoding ScbR family autoregulator-binding transcription factor — encoded protein: MAQQERAIRTRQAILVAAAQVFAEVGYQAATIVEILRRADVTKGALYFHFPSKEELAQAVLANQLTGMPQTPPRELKLQQCLDEAFLLAHLLQEGDSLVQGSIRLTVEQGSPRDGLDRRVPMAGWVEHNTAMLAQAKQNGELLPQADVEAVARMFVGAFTGVQVLSKVMTGHADLMDRVADLQRHLMASIAVPAVLVRLDMAPDRGERVHKEIMRLRRAAEPVEAVG
- a CDS encoding DNA primase family protein, with the translated sequence MNGQTVAQARTNGEPGPRARTEVQGGPRPVGQATAGEATADGLLPDTLSDRGNAKLFVSLYANDYRHVPGLGWFRWDSTRWQIDEDDTVLWAAGDLAESLATTDPRGVHSTTALQQHRRRALSTSGMNAMLTQARSAPGMVLNAALLDADPYALCTPGGIVDLRTGLQRVPDPNKDFHSRSTTATPEPMATPRWDRFLTDTFGEGTEGAEMIGFLQLLLGYSITGDVGAQVMPFLFGSGKNGKSVLLDVVMKLVGDYADAAPPGFLMARPYEGHPTDLAELHGRRVIVCSEVKPGDRFDEARVKLLTGGDRIKARRMRQDFFSFQPTHKLWLLGNHRPEVGTGGFAFWRRMRLIPFERVVPDHRKVDNLADVLVTEEGPGILNWLVLGARRYLGGQKDLVGPERVRIATTAYAETEDHTGRFLGESCQLAPALRTEQARLYAVYKAWCQDEGVPALSSRAFAARVRELVGLASPKEMFLSNQRKYYPGIGLLADEETV
- a CDS encoding GNAT family N-acetyltransferase; this translates as MDIGSEEIAGGVILRLAGPADAPALCTAYAENRKHLEPWQPRRPESFFTVAGQAQRLEEQERHRADGRLVPWLLEADGRVVGAITLSGIVMGAFCSSYLGYWVTEDQQGRGLATAAVERVCRIARDRVGLHRIEATTLPENTGSQRVLEKCGFEAIGMAPRYLHIDGQWRDHRMYQRVLHDDHPAL
- a CDS encoding DUF4097 family beta strand repeat-containing protein, whose amino-acid sequence is MQKFDTPAPIAAVLDIPIGHIRLVAADRADTTVEVLPAHPSRSRDVKAAELVTVAYDNGVLRVESPAERKQMLGHPGTLEVTVELPAGSRVEAKAAVAEVRGVGRLGDVTFEGAQCTVEFDETASARLTLATGDITVGRLNGPAEITTDKGDLTITEAHHGTVTLTTQHGDITVGAAQGVSATLDAGTSYGRIKNSLKNSDGAAAGLDIHATTAYGNITAAGL
- a CDS encoding DUF6009 family protein — its product is MSALIAEDEIVHEVDFVWLEDISGLDYVRQSLDRLPTRRGRPAYHRDGRMIGYAILGPEAKPSRSSGTFRRRVFWLLPHDRDTAPDGLYAIGAPAEAVDPRTLAPRAKGRKTERSEGAAGLSQPRQRGFRLSL